ATTTGCCATAAGCCTGTTCTCCTTTCTCTGGTTGTGAAATTTGATCGGGAAAATCAATTTCGCAGTATCAGAAAATGTGCCCGGAGAGCAGGCTTTTTTATTTGACAGCTCCTTGAAAATGACGGGGGGCGGGGTTTTTTCAGATTCCAAATCAAATCATATCCCTAAAAAATGTGAAGGCAACATCGCCCGTGAAGGGCTTGAATACAGGACTTCCCGAATGTCAGACCAAGATTGAAAAGAAATTAAACCGGACGGTAGTGAATCCGAAACACAAACAGCATGGCATGCAAAATTCCAAAGGCTGGCATGCTGGGGATATTGTCAATCTGGAAGTAAAAGAAAACGGCAAAGCGGAGGGAATTTTAATCGATGATGATGTAACTCTGGGTCCGGGCCCCAACTCTCTATTTCATCCGGGAGGAACATCCCTCGTCATTCATGCCGACAGAGACGATTACACAACCGACCCCTCCGGAAATTCAGGAACACGCATTGCCTGTGGTCTTGTGGAACCAGATTAATTTTTCAAGGATTCCATCGGCGGGAACTGATGGCGACCGTTCCTTCT
Above is a window of Deltaproteobacteria bacterium DNA encoding:
- a CDS encoding superoxide dismutase family protein, whose protein sequence is MPNQIISLKNVKATSPVKGLNTGLPECQTKIEKKLNRTVVNPKHKQHGMQNSKGWHAGDIVNLEVKENGKAEGILIDDDVTLGPGPNSLFHPGGTSLVIHADRDDYTTDPSGNSGTRIACGLVEPD